TCATAACgatgaataaaacaaaatcaatttggGAGCATAGCTTGCGATGGATTGTCAATGATAGAGGAATTGTCTGGGGacatttatattgaaaaaaaaatgacataatttaacaACGAATTCAATACAAATGCTATGAACATGTGCCCCAGATATCTCTGCTTGAATTTCTCTATACAGCTTTCGAAGACCCTTTTGAATTCAACACATGTTTAGGAGATTCACAGTAGTTtattgatgccccaagatgtcgtctATTCCTTTCTGCTGATTTAGGTATAGCAAGACTACCACGTGCCAATCAAAacttgagccgcccttttcgggttttcaactcaaatcccctttggtcttaaggtgccctttgcgggttttcaccctAGCCTCTCCattgttctcttttttttttggaatcaaagtgccctttgcgggttttcaccttggttccTTCCCTTCTTCAAGTAAAGTAtctcttgactgaatctgaatttactGGATTAGGCAATGTTCTTCCATCCATTTCAGCCAGGATCAGggctcctccagaaaaggccttttttacaacataaggaccctcccaattcggcatccatttccccctaaaatccttttgtagaggaagaatttttctcaataccaggtccccctcatgaaattctctgggtcGGACTTTCTTgttgtaggctcgcatcattctttTCTGGTACATCGACCGTGCTGAATAGCCTTTAGCCTTTTTCCCTCTACCAAGTTCAACTGGTCGTATCGAGACTGaacccattctgcttcatccaaatGTAGCTCGGTCAAAAcccggagagaagggatttcaacttcgaTGGGCAAAACTGCCTCCATGCCATAAACTAaggagaaaggcgttgccccggtgGAGGTCCTGATTGACGTTCGATAAGCAAGGAGGGCAAacggtaacttctcatgccagtccCTGTAAGTCTCCGTCATCTTCCCTACaatcttctttatatttttattggccgCTTCCATCgtaccattcatttttgggcgatctGGCGATTTAATTGTGATGTcgatcttgaattgactacgACTTCGCTATGGAGTCATTATTCAAGTTCAAcgcattgtcggatatgattctttcgggcattccataccgacatatgatctcccTTTTCAAGAACTTCTTGTTGATGACTTTGTAACATTAGCATACGGGCGCTTCTACCCATTtggtgaagtagtcaataaccacgaaTATGAAACGATGGCCATTTGAAGCCTTCGGCGATATTGGCCCGataacatccataccccacatggagaaaggccatggagaagccATGACATGAGGAGGTGAaggaggtgcatgcattttatcaccatagatttgacatttatggcacttcttggaataattgatgcaatccccttccatggtagACCAGTagtacccgaatctcataacCTGCCTAGCCATTGTGAACCCGCTGGCATGCGTTCCGCAGatgccctcatggacttcttctagaATTTTCTTTGCTTCTACGGCGTCCACACATCTTAGCAGTACCTGATCTTTTCCCCTCTTGTACaagatctccccatctaagacgtaatcaatggctagtcttctcagagttctcttttcattctccgttgcctggCCAGGATACTCACGATTTTTTACATACCGTAATATATCTTGATACCAAGGACTATCATCGATTTCCCCTTCTTCAATATTGTAACAATGAGCCGGGTTTTCATAGATACTCATTTGGATTGGTTTCATATCCCCATGTCTGTTCAGTTTGATCATGGAAGCTAAGGTAGCTAGTGCATCAGCCATCTGGTTCTCTTCTCGTGGGAGATAGCAAAAAGTGATGTCCTCAAACTCCTTAATCAATTCGAGGACCAACTTTCGATAACTGATTAATTTGGGatctctcgtttcccattcaCCCCTGAGCTGATATATCACCAATGCTGAATCTCCATAGACCTTTAGCACTTTGATTCCTCGCTCTATAGCAGCACGAATACCCATGAcgcatgcttcatattctgccatgttatttgtacaatcaaaatccaatttgcaagtgaaaggataatgatcACCATTTGGGGAcaccaggactgccccaattccattgccTACAGCGTTcgaggctccatcaaagtttagcTTCCAACTGTGACCTTCTTGGGGACTTTCTTCAGTAGCGGCTACACACATTAGGtcctcatttgggaaatcaaaactCAACGGCTCGTAGTCCTCCAGagctctactagctagaaagTCAGCAATTGCACTCCCTTTCACAGCCTTTTGGCTCACATagacaatatcaaatttagacAGTAAGATCTGCCATCTGGCCATTCTCCCATTCaaagcagttgactccatcatatactttaacggGTCTAACTTTGAGATCACCAAGTCGTATAGTATAACATGTCGCCTTAATCTTCGGTTGTCCAAATCAAAGCAAGATAATTTCTCAATAGGCGAATACCTCATTTCACGGTCGGTGAATTTCTTCTTTGAGATAATATATCGCCTTTCTTTCCTCCCGTTTCATCATGTTGACCTAACACACACCCCATAGAATTGTCGAATACCGTTAGATACAATATCAGAGGCTTATCCGGGTtaggtggtgacagcactgGAGTATTAGACAAATACTGCTTCACCTTGTTAAAAGCTTCTTCGCATTCCTCATCCCAAGTaccaggattatgtttcttcagaagacgaaatatagggtcacatttctcagtcagttgtgaaataaattgtgaaataaacctagcgatgtaattcagtcttccgaggaaacctcgaacttctttctgagtgcgAGGTGgaggtaaatctcgtattgccttgactttgtctgggtcaatctcgattcccttttcactgactatgaagcctagCAACTTTCCGACACGCCCCAAAGTGCACTTTGctggattaagcttgagctggaactTTCTCAATCTTAAGAATAACTTTCTCAAGACCCGCACATGTTCGCCCTCCGTTCTAGATTTCGTGGTCATATCATCAACGTAAACCTCGATTTCcctgtgcatcatgtcatggaacaaggctaccatggctctttggtaTGTCGCTCCtgcattctttaatccaaacggcatcactttatagcagAACGTCCCCCATAACGTGATGAATGTAGTATTTCTCATGTcctcaggatgcatctttatctgattgtaccccgaaaaaccatccatgaaggaaaataatgaaTAGACTGCCGTATTGTCTACCAATGTGTCGATGTGGGGTAATGGGAAGTTGTCTTTCAGACTAGCCTTATTCAAATCCcgataatccacacacattcgtacctttccatctttctttggaaCTGGTACGATGTTGGCCACCCACTCAGAATACCTGACTTCTTGCAGAAATCCGGCATCAAACTGCTTTTGGACCTCCTCCTTTATCTTCAACACGatatcaggcctcatccttCTGAGTTTTTGCTGCACTGGCTTGCAATCTTCTCTTATAGGGAGACGATGGACTACCATGTCGGTACTCAACcctggcatatcctggtatgaccatgcaaacACGTCCTTGAACTCTCGGAGTAATTCAACAAGGTCCTGTCTTGTCTTTGCAGAGATATCTGATCTGATCTTCACCTCTTTACCCTCCTCTAAGCTCACGACTTCTATTGATTCcctgtgaggtaggatttgtttctcaCCCTTTCTACCATCTTTGACAAGTCGAGACAAACCACGTCTTCGTTGTCTTCAAAATCATGCGatcctctaaacacatgtttcgcTCAAAGGAGACTCTAAATTTGTAAGAGTGACATTAGCATCAACGATATCATGGGACTGTTATAAGTATGAAAACAATATGAATTAGAATTTGTTTGGTGCAATATGGTCATGAATGAAATGCAAGTGTAGTTTAAGAGAAACTTAAAATAAGCGCTCTTATGAAAGAAAGATTTACTCCAAAATGTTTGCAAACatgaactttattaaaataacgattttctggacatgagcctatttcacaaaagaatcCTTATCACTTCTAGGCTAAAAAGCAATAAGGGTGTTTTGGACATTACTCTGAGGAAATCCTAAAAACTACaggtatttcttctgcagtccagttGTTTAGCTCCCTTTCGACTCGTAAGGACGAATATCTCGCAAAGCTCTTCCTCGTGTCGCTCCTTCATACACGGCATGAATACTCCCTAGCTCCGTGTTAATACTTCTGACCCCTAGCATTTCTGGATAGACAAATCCTCCCGATACAAAGGTTTTGGATAGGTGAGGAAAAGTCATGGGTTCCCATTCAACTTCATCCCCGGTCAAACGAGCCCTTcttctcatttgtttcttttcctgCTCTATCCTCTTCGCTTAGCATccgcttgtatcctaagccaaacgGTCCTCGCTTGTCTTTCAATCTGGAGCCTCAACTCGCCTCAAGATACTTCCCCAATCCTTTTCTCGGCAAAGCTCCCTTTCCTACTGTCAGTTGCAGACCCATCCTTGTGGTCTTTGATATTCTCGGCATCGGGATCTTGCTCCCCTCAAGGATGAATGTTGCATTTACAAATTCCAAGGAATGGAAAGAGCACTCGATTGCATCATCGCTCGTTTATAGATAAGGCGCATCGTTGGTCACAGATGCAATGATATCTTCTTCAGCGTCTATCGTCACAACCCTGCCTTCTGATACcagcttcaatttttgatgtAACGATAACGGTACCGCACCTGCTGAATGAATCCATGGCCTTCCTAATAGGAAACTGTAAGAAGGCTTGATGTCCATAACTAAGAAGTCCACCTCATAAATAGTTGGGCCAATTAATAGGGGAAtgtcaattcttcccatgaccccACTCTCAGTACCATCAAATGCTCGAACCACGTTCTGACACGACTTCATATGCGAACTATCCACAGGTAGCCTGTTGAGCGTGGATAGGGGCAATACATTTAATGCCGATCCATTGTCTACCAGAACCCCCGGTAATATGCATCCTTTACACCTTGCAGTGATGTGTAAAGCTCTAGTAGATCCCATACCCCCAGGTGGTATTTCGTCATCGCTGAAAGAGATGAAGTTATCAGCGCTTATATTGCCGACCAGTCGATCTAACTTGTTAACAGAGATATCGTCGGCCACGTAAGTTTCATTTAGCACCTTCAGTAATGCATTTCGATGTCCCTCCGAGTTCAGGAGTAAAGCTAGCACAGATATGCGAGCTGGTTGTTTGTGTAGCTGATCCACAACGCTGTACTCGCTATGCTTGATGAACTTCAAGAACTCTCTAGCTTCCTCCTCCTTGATTGGTTCATTGACCAACAATTCAGGTTCGAccgtcttcttcttcttcccaaTCGAAGTTTCTTCTCTTATTGGCTCTACTCGAGCCTTCACCTGTTTGTCATGCCCTCCTTCATCATGGTCCTCTTTATTAATCACGTCCTCCTTCCCCGGGATTGTCACATTACAATTGTAATTCCAAGGAACCCTCCTGTTATCCTTGTAAGTAAACACGGCCGGTTTTTGAATGATAACCTTTGGTGTTATTCGTGCCCCAACCTCACTGTTCTGAGGTCGCGAAATGATGACCACAGGACGATTAGCCTCCGGGACTCCCAACGCCAACTCTGACGTGCATACATGATTCTCCCTCTGAATTCCTTCACAAAATTCCACCTCCTTATTATCCATCATACCCTGTACCAAGGCTCTGAACTCCGTACACTCTTGGATTTCATGCCCCACTTCATGGTGGAACTCGCAGTAGTTCTCCCTCTTTTCACAACTTTCTTCTAAGACGATTAGTCCCCTTTTCACCATCTCCTTCCAGACCCATCTCAAAGGAGTTTTTACATCCGCAATGTTTGCCTTGATTCTTCTGTCTTCACCCACCATATTTACCCCACCATCAGTGTGATTCGGTAATGGATTTTCTGCTTTGGTGGcttcatcaaatttaacgacacCCATACTAATGAGCCTTTCAACCACCTTCTTGAAGGCAGTAtagttttctatggaatgccccgtgattcccgcatgatagtcgCACTGTGCATTtgcgtcgtaccatttggggtacggggGCTATAAGGGCTTCAGATAGAATGGGGAAACTACGCGTGCGTCGAATAATTTCGGTATAGTTCCCTGTATGACATAGGAATTAACGTGAATTGGGGCCTCTCCGTATTTCGCCTTGTACCGACCTCCTGTCTCGACGAGCTTTGCTGATTGGCAGCCGTCTTTCCTGGCTGACTCACTGTTACTGACTTCGAGTAGCCCTTGTTGTACATGctcgtgttgttcacctcacTCTCCTTCCTCCTCGAGGCTGATCTTCTGTTACTCTCTCCAGCATCGATCTTCCCACTCCTGATGGCGTTCtcaatcatctcgccattcatgactatgtcaggaaagctttttgtggcacttcctaacatatgtgtaatgaacGGTGCCTTAAGGGTGTTAATGAACAACatggtcatttccttttccgggagcggtggctgaacttggactgcgacctccctccatctctgtgcgtactgCCTGAAGCTTTCACTTGGCTTTTTCTCCATGTTCTAAAGGGTGATTCTGTCAGGagccatgtcagtcacatgactatattgtttcatgaacgATTGTGCCCAGTCCCTCCATGATCCAATCGTGGCAcgactcaactgattgt
The nucleotide sequence above comes from Gossypium raimondii isolate GPD5lz chromosome 13, ASM2569854v1, whole genome shotgun sequence. Encoded proteins:
- the LOC128036133 gene encoding uncharacterized protein LOC128036133, which produces MESTALNGRMARWQILLSKFDIVYVSQKAVKGSAIADFLASRALEDYEPLSFDFPNEDLMCVAATEESPQEGHSWKLNFDGASNAVGNGIGAVLVSPNEYEACVMGIRAAIERGIKVLKVYGDSALVIYQLRGEWETRDPKLISYRKLVLELIKEFEDITFCYLPREENQMADALATLASMIKLNRHGDMKPIQMSIYENPAHCYNIEEGEIDDSPWYQDILRWGDLVQEGKRSGTAKMCGRRRSKENSRRSP
- the LOC105781388 gene encoding uncharacterized protein LOC105781388, with the protein product MNGEMIENAIRSGKIDAGESNRRSASRRKESEVNNTSMYNKGYSKSVTVSQPGKTAANQQSSSRQEPPYPKWYDANAQCDYHAGITGHSIENYTAFKKVVERLISMGVVKFDEATKAENPLPNHTDGGVNMVGEDRRIKANIADVKTPLRWVWKEMVKRGLIVLEESCEKRENYCEFHHEVGHEIQECTEFRALVQGMMDNKEVEFCEGIQRENHVCTSELALGVPEANRPVVIISRPQNSEVGARITPKVIIQKPAVFTYKDNRRVPWNYNCNVTIPGKEDVINKEDHDEGGHDKQVKARVEPIREETSIGKKKKTVEPELLVNEPIKEEEAREFLKFIKHSEYSVVDQLHKQPARISVLALLLNSEGHRNALLKVLNETYVADDISVNKLDRLVGNISADNFISFSDDEIPPGGMGSTRALHITARCKGCILPGVLVDNGSALNVLPLSTLNRLPVDSSHMKSCQNVVRAFDGTESGVMGRIDIPLLIGPTIYEVDFLVMDIKPSYSFLLGRPWIHSAGAVPLSLHQKLKLVSEGRVVTIDAEEDIIASVTNDAPYL